The genomic window ACCATCACGGACGCAGCCCGCCTTCGCCCCACGCCACCCAGGCCATGGGCGTAGGAGCGGACTCCGTCCGCGATGGCTGACCGGCAGAAGCGGCGCCAGGCGAGGCATTCGAGCGCGCGGACCCTGTCCGCGGATCGCGGGCATGGCCCGCTCCTACAATTGGCGCCGACGCTGCCCTGTAGGAGCTGGCCACGCCTGCGACGGCCCTGGCACCGAACCATCGCAGACGCAGCCCGCCTTCGCCCCACGCCACCCAGGCCATAGGCTTAGGAGCGGACTCCGTCCGCGATGGCTGACCGGCAGAAGCGGCGCCAGGCAAGGCATTCGAGCGCTTCCGGGCGCGGAGGATGTCCGCGGATCGCGGGCATGGCCCGCTCCTGCAGTTGGCGCCGACGCTGCCCTGTAGGAGCTGGCCACGCCTGCGACGGCCCTGGAACCGAACCATCGCAGACGCAGCCCGCCTTCGCCCCACGCCACCCAGGCCATAGGCGTAGGAGCGGACTCCGTCCGCGATGGCTGACCGGCAGAAGCAGCGCCAGGCAAGGCATTCGAGCGCTTCCGGGCGCGGACGATGTCCGCGGATCGCGGGCATGGCCCGCTCCTGCAGATTCAGGTCGGGTCAGGCAGGTGCGCGGGTGCCGTGGAACGACGCGATGCGCCAGCCCTTCTCGCCGTTCACCCACAGCTGCGTTGCAAAGCCCTCGGCACGCACCGGCTCGCCGCCGCCGCGCTTCTGCAGCAGGTTGCATTGCGGCCCGCTCATCAGCGCCAGGCCTTCGCCGAACAGGCGCACCCTCAGTTCGCCGCGCTCCACCGCCAGGTAGCGCACGGCAGCACGGGCATAATCGAGATACTGCGCCTTGTCCTGCACAAGGCCGGTGGTGTGCACGTAGAGCAGATCGTCAGCGAACAGCTCATCCAGCCGCGCATGATCCTCCTCGACCAGCGCACGCTGGCGTTCGGCTTCCAGGTTCAGCAAAAGATCACGAATGTCGTTCATGGGGGCTTTCCTTGGTGGTTGTGAGGCCTCAGTGGTTGTTGGGCCTTGGTGGTTGTTGAGCGGGCGCATCCTCGCCTCACCCACGGCCGGGGAAAAATCGCCGATCGCCATGCCAGGCATCGCCACTCCCGATACCCCCCGGCGCCGTCGGACCGGCACCGGCAACGCCACGCACCGCGCGGCGTCCCCGCCTATCGACAGCATCGATGCCTGCCCATCGACAACATCTGATGGTCCCCGCCGCCGCGCCACCCTAGCCTGCCGGCAAACAACAAGACGAGGAGAGTCCGTCCATGGGCGCCCTGCACCTGCACTGCTCCACCCTGTTCGATGGCACCGGCCTGGAAACGCGCCAGCGGCAGACGCTGATCATCGACAATGGCCTGATCCGCCATGTCGGCCCGACGAGCGAGGCGCCGCGTCCGGCCGCGGGCGATCGCGAAGTCCACGGCGACTTCGTCATGCCCGGCCTGGTGGACGTGCACACCCACCTGGCCTTCGGCAACGCCCAGAGCGAGGAAGACATCGATATCTGGACCAGCGACGAATTCCGCGCCCTGCGCGGGCTGTTCTTCGCCCAGCACGTGCTGGCCGCCGGCGTCACCTCCATGGTCTGCCCCGGCGACAGCGGCCAGCTCAGCATCGCGGTGCGCAACACGGTCAACGCCGGGCTCTTCGAAGGCCCGCGCATCGCCGCCAGCAGCCGTGTGATCACCAACCGGCAGAGCCTCAACGACTGGTTTCCCAGCCGCGTGGGCGCGCCGGAATTCTTCACCGCCGCGCTGGTCACCAGCCGCACCGAGGCCATCGCCGAGATCCGCAAGCAGGCCAAGGACGGCGTCGACCTGATCAAGATCGCCATGGACGGCACCCACCGCCGGCCCGATGGCGAGATCATCGCCGCCTTCACCGCCGAGGAGACCCGCGAGATGGTCGAGGAAGCCCACCGCCTGGGTTGCCGCGTGGCCACCCATGCCTATGGCCGCGAGGCGGTGATGTACGCGGCCCGGGCGGGCGTCGACCTGGTCTTCCACGCCTTCTACATGGACGACGCCTGCATCGAGGCGCTGCTCGACGCCGGCAGCGTGCTCGCGCCGACCATGACCTTCCCGCAGAACACCGTGGACTTCTGCCAGCCCCACGACCCGGCCATCAGCACCGGCTACGCCGGATACTGCGCGCGCACGCTGGAGCTGGGCACGCCGGTGCTCAAGCGCGCCAAGGCCGCCGGCATCCCCTTCGCCTGCGGCAGCGACAGCGGCTTCGCGGTAACGCCCTACGGCGAATGGCACGCCCGCGAGCTGGAGCTGCTGGTTCGGCGACTGGACTTCACGCCCGCCGAGGCCCTCTACGCCGCCACCAACGTCGGCGCGCGGCTGATGCCCCGCGGCGACACCCTGGGCACGCTGGCGCCGGGCAAGCAGGCCGACCTGCTGATCCTCGACGGCTCGCCGCTGGAGGACATCCGTATCCTCCAGGACCGCAGCCGCCTGCAGGCGGTGTACAAGGCCGGCGAGCCGGTGCGCCTGCAACGCACCGCGTACAACCCCAAGCAGGTGTCGGACTTCAACTCGCTGAAGTGGACCGACCTTTACACCCGCGAGCGCGTCGCCCAGTTGGGCAAATGGAGCCAGTGAGCATGAACCCACTCGATTTCGAACGGGCCGCGCACCTCGCCGCCGCCACCCTGCGCCACGCCCGCACCCTGGGCATGCGACCGCTGGCCGCCGCCGTGCTGGATGTTGCCGGCCACCCGCTGGCGGTGCTGCGGGACGAACAGGCCAGCTTCCTGCGCCCGCAGATCGCCACCGGCAAGGCCCGCGGCTGCCTGGGCATGGGGTTCGGCGGCCGCGAACTGGCGCGCCGCGCCCAGGCCATGCCGGCGTTCTTCGATGCGATCAACAGCCTCACCGCCGGCGAGGTGATCCCGGTGGCCGGCGGCATTCTCCTGCGTGACGAGGACGGTCGGCTGCTGGGCGCCATCGGCGTCAGCGGCGACACCTCGGACAACGACGAACGCTGCGCACTGCTGGCCATCGCGGAACTCGGCCTGCATGGCGAGACGGGCGACCCTCAATCCTGATCGGGCAGCGCGCCCTGATCGAGCAGCGCGGCCTGCGCCGCCAGCACCTGGCGGAGCCAGGCCAGCGCCGGGTCGAAAGCCTGTTGCGGATGCCATTGCAGCACCTGCGACGCGGCAGGAAATTCGAGCGGCGCCGGCACCACCCGCAGCGGATAGCGCCGCGCCAGCGCCTCGGCCTGGCGGCGGAACAGCGTGGCGATGCGCGGCGTGCCGACGATGAACTCGGCCATCAGGGAAAAGCTCTGCACCGCCACCGCCACCCGCCGTTCGATGCCGATCTCGCGCAGGTGCTGGGTATCCAGGGACAGGTTCTGGCCGTCGGTGAACTCGCGCACCACGTGCTCGGCCGCGCAATAGGCATCGAGGCTGAGCGATGCCGGGTGCGCAGGGTGAGCCGCGCAGACGAGGCAGCACAGCTCGTCGTCGAGCAGGGCTTCATGGGGGTAGCGCGGGTTGATTCGCCGTTGCGGGACGATCACCAGGTCGCTGCGCCGATACTCCAGCGCCTCGGCCACCACATCGCCGTCGCGCGGCAGCGGCAGGTCGCGCAGCACCAGCGAGGCCATGGGCGCTCGTCGCGCCAGCTCGCGGCTGACCGCGGGCAACAGGGTCGCCGCGACATAGTCCGACGCCACCAGGGTGAAGCGCCGGTCGCAGCGGGCCGGGTCGAAGTCGGCGGACGTCTCCACCACCTCCCCCGCCAGGTTCAGCACCTCGCGCACCTTGGGCGCCAACTGGCGCGCCAGCGCGGTCAGCTCAAGGCCTCGGCCCAGCGGCACCAGCAACGGGTCCTGGAAATGCTCGCGCAGCCGGCCCAGCGCGGCGCTGGTGGCCGACTGGCCGAGATTGAGGCGCTGCGCCGCCCGGCTGACGCTGCCCTCGTCGAGCAGCACATCCAGGGCGACCAGCAGGTTGAGGTCCAGACGTCGATAGCGCATGGGCGACTTATACCCAAGCGCTGCGCTCGCGATGAGCGTATTTCGCGCTGCCAGGTATCGCGCGGCGCGATACCTGGCGCTTGCCGGGCCTATTGCGCCGCGGCGGGCTTCCAGTCCAGCAGGTGGTGGGTGAAGCCGTAGCTCGCCGACTGGTAGTAGCTGATCGCGCGCTGCACCAGCGGGTCGTCGGTCTTCGCCGTCACTTCGGTGCTGGCGCCCAGCGCCTGGTTATGCCGGCGCACTTCGCCCCGCGGGCTGAGGATCGCCAGGTCGTGGCCGTCGAACAGGCCCAGGTGCTGGTAGTTGCCGATCACCACCCGCGGCGGCAGCGCGTTCGGCACCATCAGGTCGCGCCCGTAGAAGGTCGAGGTGTAGCCGAGGTGGAGGATCGACAGCAGGCTCGGCGCCAGGTCCAGCTGGCTCGCCAGTTCGCTGCGCTCCCCCGCCGGCAGCAGCTTGGGCGCGTAGATGAACAGCGGAATCTGGTAGTTCTCCACCGGCAGGTCTTCCTTGCCGGCGCTGCCCGCGGTGTGGTCGGCGACGAACACGAACAGGGTGTTGTCGAACCACGGCTTGCTCTTCGCCGCCGCGAGGAACTGGCCGATGGCGTAGTCGGTGTACTTCACCGCGCCTTCGCGGCCCTTGCCCGAGGGAATGTCGATGCGCCCGTCCGGGTAGGTGTACGGGCGGTGGTTGGAGGTGGTCATGAGTTGCAGCAGGAACGGCTGCTGCCGCGCATGGTCTTCGTCCGCCAGCTTGATGGCCTGGGCGTAGAGGTCTTCGTCGCTCATGCCCCAGGCGTTCTTGAAGTGGATGTCCGACTCCTGGACGCTGGACTGGTCGACGATGCGGTAGCCGTTGCCGCCGAAGAAGGCGTTCATGTTGTCGAAGTAGCCGCGCCCGCCATAGAGGAACACGGCGTCGTAGCCCACGTTCTTCAGCTGCTGGCCGAGGCTGGCGAAGCCGCTTTCGCGGCCGACGCGCTTGACGATGGAGCGCCCCGGCGTGGGCGGGATCGACAGGGTGATGGCTTCCAGGCCACGGTCGGTACGGGTGCCGGTGGCGTAGAAGTTGTTGAAGTAGAGGCTGCTGCGGCGCAGCTCGTCGAGGTTGGGGGTGAGGTTGCGGCCGTCGCCATTGCTGCCCAGGTACTTGGCGCTCAGGCTCTCGATGGTCACCAGGACGATGTTGTAGCGCTTGGGTTCGCCCGCGCTGGCGATGCGGCGGCGGATGTCCATCGGCTCGCTGCCGGTGAAGCGCGCGTTGGGCTCGGTCAGCTCGGCGCGGATCTGCTGGGTCACCTGCTCGGCCGGCAGCGTGGCGTAGAACTGCGGGTAGTCCAGCTCGTTGTTGCGGAAGGCGGCGAAGAACTGGTACGGCCCGTTGCTCGCCAGTTCGCGGGCATAGGTGTTGCCGCCCTGGCCACGCGGGGTTTCCTGGTCCACCAGCAGGCCGGCGAGCAGCGCCAGCAGCACCAGGCCGACGCAGCCCAGCAGGCGGCGCGGCAGGGAGACGCTCGGGGCGTCGCGCAGGCGGCCGAGCACCTTGACCAGCGCGAGGGTCACCACCAGCGACACGGCGGCGAGGATGCTCAGCAGCAGGCCGATGGGATAGGACTCGAGGATGTTGTTCAGCACCTCGTCCGAGTACACCAAGTAGTCGACCGCGATGAAGTTGAAGCGCACCCCGAACTCGTCCCAGAACAGCCATTCGGCCACCGCGGTGAAAAGCATCACGTAGACGCTGACGAACAGCGTGGCCGTCAGCAGCCAGCGCCAGGTCGGGCTGCGCCAGACCCGCGCGGGCATCAGCAACAGCACCACGCCCATCGGCAACAGGGCATAGACGAGGAAGCTCAGGTCATACAGCAGACCGATGGCGAAGACCGCCAGGTGGCCCGAGCCGACCTCGGGCAGGTGGCTGAACAGCAGGACCGATCGGGTGAGGAAGAAGACGATCAGCCAGAGCAAGGCGACCAGCGCCACGAAGCGCATCGCAGCCGAGCGGAAAAGTTGCATGGGGTGTCCCTTGTAGTCGTGCGTTTTGGGGCGGAGCAAGGCAATCGGATAGGTGCCGCAGCGGGCAGCCGGCAGCACTGTACAAAGGCAAAGGAAAAGAATTCGTCAAAGGAGCGGATTTTCCCTGCCCGGCTCAAACAGCCCGTAGACAGAAGGGCGAAATCCGCCAGCCAACGTTCGGCGGGTCCGCTATCGGCTGTCACGACGTCTTTTTCACACGCCCTTGACGAGACCTTGATCGCGCAAACCGACAATGGCGGTAACTGACGAGTCCGCCCCCATGAACGAACCCCAACGCCTCTTGGCCACCCCTCCCCATCGCGACTGCGATGCCCTTGCCGGCAGGTCGCTCGGCGATGGCATTGCCCAGCGAGTTCGCCGATGGCGGGAGAAACGCCTGCTGCGCCTGGCGCTGCGCATGGCCGAGGAGCCGATCCTGGTGCTGGAGGTGGCGCAGACTCCCGGCGCCGCCTGGCCGGTGTTGCTGGAGCACGGCAACCGCGTCATCGTGGCGACCTGCCCGTCCGGCGACGCGTTGGCGCAGGCCCACCAGAAGTTGCCGGAGACGCTGAAGCGGCGCATCCGGGAGCTGCCCGCCCCAGAGGAAAACGCCGAGCTGCGCAAGGGCTCGGTGGACTGCCTGCTGCTGCCGGAAATCCCCCGCACCGCCTGCAACCGACAGAACATCCGCCTGCTCAACCAATGGATTCCGGTGACCCGCGACAGCGCCATCCTGTTCGCCCGAGTCGACCACTCCAGCCAGGCGCTCGGCACCGCCGCGTCCTGCCCCTGCGATCCCGAACCCCACCCCGGCGGCCCGGACTTCGCCAACGCCCGTTCCCTGGAGCGCGAATTCCAGCGCCTCGGGTTCTCGCAGATCCGCCACTACAACCTGATCCCCGGCGTGGACGGCGTGCGGGTCTATATCCTGCGCAAGTGAACGGGCTGACCTTCCATCGGTGAACCAGCGGGCGACGGCACGCTCGCTATACTGGTTTTTTGCCATCACCGAGGACACAGGGGGACACCCCGATGCAGACCCACAAGGTTTTGCGCTATCTCCCATGGCTCGCCCTGGCGCTGACCCTGGGCAGCCTTGCCGGCTGGCAGATCGGCAACCTCATCGGCCTGCACGGCAACCGCTGGTTCGCCGAACCGGAGTTCGGCTTCGAAATCCTCGTCGCCCTCAGCGGCATCCTCTGCGGCGCATTGCTCTCCTATGCCAGCGAGCGCGGCCTGGCGTGGCGATCCATCGGCGTGCTGGCCGGCGCCTGCTTCATCTTCGCCGTCCTGGCGTACTGCCGACACAGCCTCGGCGGGCTCTCCGTGGAGACCAACCTGCTCGCCTACCTCCGCCAGTTCGTCCTGCAGACGTTCGGCATCTGGTTCTCGCCGGTCTTCGGCGCGGCGGCGGTTTCACTGCTGCGCGTGATCCTGCGCTGAGGCGCCGCCATCGCCTGCACCAGCCGCAGCTGATTCGTCTTCCCTCGCGAAGCACCGCGGGAACCCCCGCTCGCCACGCGGCGCGTTCGGCAAGCGCTGGTCAATCATCGGCGGGAGACGGCAGACTGTGCGCACCGCACCGAGGAACCTGCCATGGATTGCCCGCCTCCGCCCACCTTGCGCACCGCGCGCCTGCTGCTCACGCCGATCGAGCTGACCGACGCCGAGGTCATCCAGCGCCGGTTCCCGCACTGGGAGGTGGTGCGCTACCTGGACAGCCGCGTGCCCTGGCCCTACCCGGACGACGGCGCCCTGGCCTACGTGCGTGACGTGGTCCTGCCGGCCATGGCGCGTGGCGAGGAGTGGCACTGGATGATCCGCCTCGCCAGCGAACCGGACGACGCCATCGGCACGGTCTCGCTGTTCGATCAGCCAGACAACCATCGCGGTTTCTGGCTGGCGCCCGCCTGGCAGGGCCACGGCTACATGAGCGAGGCCTGCGAAGCGGTCAACCGCTTCTGGTTCCTGACGCTGGAAAAGCCGGCGCTGCGGGTGCCCAAGGCTGTACCCAACCAGGGTTCGCGGCGCATTTCCGAACGCGAGGGCATGCGCCTGGTGGGCCGCGACGAAGGTCACTTCGTCAGCGGCGTGCTGCCACGGGAAACCTGGGAGCTGACGCGGGAAGAGTGGCTGGCGCGCCATGCAGCCGACTGAACAGGCCTGGCAGGGCGAGCTCTGGCTCGGCGCGGATTTCTGCCTGGTCGCCGGTACCACCGGCCACGCCCGTGCCCACGCCCATTACGCGCACCAGTTGCTGATGGCCCGTGAGGGCGAGGTGAAGGCGCTGATCGACGACCAGCCGCAGCAGGCCGCGCTGCTGGTGATCGCCTCCAACCAGCGCCACGCGATCCTCCACGGCGGCCAGCACACCGTGACGCTGTTCGCCGAGCCGCTGGCCTTCGAGCTGGCCGATCTGCAGCGCCTCTGCCGCAGCACGGGCGCCGATCTGCCGCGCCTGACGCAAGACCTGCGCCACCTGCCGCGTCGCCAGCTCGACCCGCGCCTGGAAAAAGCCCTGCAACGCATTCGCGCGCTGGACGATGGCGCCCTGCCCGCCCACGAACTGGCCGCGCAAGCCTCACTCTCGCTGAGCCAGCTGGAACGGCTGTTCAGCGGTAGCCTGGGCCTGTCGGTGCGCCGCCTGGTGCTCTGGCAGCGACTGCGCCAGGCGCTGCGGCTGGCCATGGCCGGCGAGAGCCTGACAAACGCCGCCATCGCCGCGGGCTTCGCCGACTCCGCGCACTTCTCCCGCAGCGTGCGCAAGCAGTTCGGCATACGCGCCGACCTGACGCTGCGGCAGCTCACGCTGCGGTTGCTGAGCTGAGGGATACCTGTAGGCACGAGCGCTGGCGCCCCCCACATCGAGGCTGAATGGCGAGCTTTTCGTAGGAGCGAGCTTGCTCGCGAACGCATTGCACCCTGTGCCGCCTGCGTGAGGCGGGTTCGCGAGCAAGCTCGCTCCTACAGGTTCGTTTGCCCCTGCGCCGACTGGCAGAAACGTCTTGCTCGACAGCTCCCCGTCATTTGACGCTCGCGCGGCGTAGCTGCGGCGGCAACGGCGCCGGCGGGTGCAGCACATCGGCGCGACGGAACGGTTCGGCAAGCTGATCAAAGTACCCCACGGGATAGTCCGGGCGGTCGCCAATGCCCAGGTCATCCTCCGCCAGCGCATACTCCGGCAGGTGCAGCGCGGTGCCCAGCAGGCGATCCCAGACGCTGAAGAACAGCGCGAAATTCACGTCCCCCGCCGTGCCGTATTTCAGGTGATGCAGACGATGCAGCGGCGCCCAGGCGAACAGATAGCGCAGCGCGCCGATGCGCATATCGACGTTGCTGTGCTGCAGCAGCAGCTGGATGGCGATGGCAAACGCCAGCAACGCCGCGACCTCCAGCGGGATGCCCAGCAACAGCAGCGGCAGCGTGCCGCCCAGGGCTTCGAGCATCTGGTGCAGCGGATGCTTCATCAGCCCGTTGAAGCCATACATCCGCGTGACGCTGTGGTGCACCGCATGCAGGCGCCACAACAGCGGCGAACGGTGGCTGGCGACGTGCACCAGGGTGATGCCGAGGTCGGCGATCAGCAGCGCCACCAGCAGCTGCAGCGCCAGCGGCCATGCCGTCGGCCACAGGTCGAGATGCGGCAGCCACAGGGTCACCAGGGGAACCGCGGCAATGCCGAGGGCGTTCAACGTTTCGTTGACCACCGCATGGAGCAGATCGCGGGCGCCATCGCCGTGGCTCTCGTTCCAGCCGGGTCGATAGGGCCACAGTCGCTCGGCGAGAAAGGCCAGCAGGATCGCCAGCGGCAACAGCGCCGGCAGGGCAATCAGCGAGACGCCTTCACCGACCAGGTAAAGGGCCAGGCCGATGAAGCCGAAGAAGAACGCGGGGGCATAGAGGTATCGCATGGGGCCGCTCCAATCCAGGAAGAGCGGCCAGTTTTCCCGCAGCGCCGTCCGTCGCGCTTGAACAATCCGCGCATTCGGCGCCGGCATCGCGCGCGGTTTCCATGCCTTTACCGGCCGCCTCAACGGCTCTTCGAAATCACGCCGACCATGTACTGGTTCAGATCGCGCAGGTCATCGATGCTCCAGGCGTGCGGCGGTATCTTCACGCCGTTCTCGCGCAGGGTCCTGGGGATCAGGCTGCCGTTGGGGCGCAACACCACCGACGACACGATGACGCCCGGATAATCACTCAGCCGTTTCCTGAACGCGGGCGTCGTGAGGTCGGGCGTGGGCGGGTTGCTCTTGCGGGCCAGCGGCCCGGTGGCCTTGATGTCCGCGCCGTGGCAAACGGCGCAGCGCTGGGTAAAGAGATTCTTGCCGTTGAGGTTATCCGCCAGGGCGGGCGCGCCCTGAGCCAGCGCCAGAATCCCGGTCATACCGATGAACACTGCTTTCACTTGCCTGCTTCCTTGCCATGGGGATTCGTCCCGGATCACTCAGCGTCGCCAGGCGCAGCCCAGCGCGCTGAGTGCCAGTATCGCAGCCGCCCCCGCATAAGCCCAGAGCGCGGGCACCTGCGGCAGCAGCACGCCGGCCAGGATAGGCCCGAGCCCAGCGCCGATGTCACGCCAAACCGCGTTGCCCGCCAGCGCCTGGATGCGCCCCTGCGGGTTGCGCTGCGCGACCAGCGTGACCACCAGCGGCAGTTGCAGCGCGCGCAGCACGAGGACGAAGAAGGCCCCCACGAACAGCCAATAGCTGCCGAACATCAGCAGCGCCAGCGAGGTGGCCAGCGACAGGATGACCAGCATGCGCAGCGCGCCGAAGCGATCGGCCAGGCGCCCGCCGAACGGGCTGAAGAGCATCTCGCTGAGGTATCGCACCGCCATCAGCACGCCGGCCACCAGCACGCCGGTGCCGCCCAGGTGGGTCTGCGCGTAGAGCGACAGGCCGAAGATGAACAGACCGTCGAGGGTCACGCCTTCGATGAACGACCAGGTGGCGATGCTGTCCGGCAGGCGCAGACGGCGGCCACTGTGCGCAGGGATGGGATGCCCTGTGTCGGGCAGCGCGCGGGCCCGCCACAGCCCGCACAGGGCACTGAGGCAGAGGACGAAGAAAATGCTGCGCGGCCCCAGCGCCTGGGCCATGACCGCGCCCAGCGGCAGGAACAGCATCGGGCCGATGGAAAGGGTCGCCCGCGAGCGCCCGGCACGCCGTGCGGCCCCTTGTGCCTCGGCGGTGGCCAGGGTCTGGGTGCTGAGGTTGAAGGTGGCGAAGCACAGGCCCCAGACCAGGCGCAGCACCAGCAGCGCGGCGAAGCCGGAAAGCAATGCGTTGCCCAGGGCGCAGGCCGCCGCCGCGAAGGCCGCGAGGCTGCAGGCGGCGCGGTCGCCGTGGCGGCCGTAGAAGCGCACCACCCAGCCGTAGCCGACGATGCGCACCAGCCGGTTGGCCGCCAGGAGGATGCCCGCTTCCACCAGGGTGACGCCGAAGTCCGCCGCGTACATCGGCAGCAGCAGGTACAGCAACACGTCGCTGGGCAG from Pseudomonas sp. GCEP-101 includes these protein-coding regions:
- a CDS encoding nuclear transport factor 2 family protein, encoding MNDIRDLLLNLEAERQRALVEEDHARLDELFADDLLYVHTTGLVQDKAQYLDYARAAVRYLAVERGELRVRLFGEGLALMSGPQCNLLQKRGGGEPVRAEGFATQLWVNGEKGWRIASFHGTRAPA
- a CDS encoding metal-dependent hydrolase family protein; this encodes MGALHLHCSTLFDGTGLETRQRQTLIIDNGLIRHVGPTSEAPRPAAGDREVHGDFVMPGLVDVHTHLAFGNAQSEEDIDIWTSDEFRALRGLFFAQHVLAAGVTSMVCPGDSGQLSIAVRNTVNAGLFEGPRIAASSRVITNRQSLNDWFPSRVGAPEFFTAALVTSRTEAIAEIRKQAKDGVDLIKIAMDGTHRRPDGEIIAAFTAEETREMVEEAHRLGCRVATHAYGREAVMYAARAGVDLVFHAFYMDDACIEALLDAGSVLAPTMTFPQNTVDFCQPHDPAISTGYAGYCARTLELGTPVLKRAKAAGIPFACGSDSGFAVTPYGEWHARELELLVRRLDFTPAEALYAATNVGARLMPRGDTLGTLAPGKQADLLILDGSPLEDIRILQDRSRLQAVYKAGEPVRLQRTAYNPKQVSDFNSLKWTDLYTRERVAQLGKWSQ
- a CDS encoding GlcG/HbpS family heme-binding protein, which codes for MNPLDFERAAHLAAATLRHARTLGMRPLAAAVLDVAGHPLAVLRDEQASFLRPQIATGKARGCLGMGFGGRELARRAQAMPAFFDAINSLTAGEVIPVAGGILLRDEDGRLLGAIGVSGDTSDNDERCALLAIAELGLHGETGDPQS
- a CDS encoding LysR family transcriptional regulator — its product is MRYRRLDLNLLVALDVLLDEGSVSRAAQRLNLGQSATSAALGRLREHFQDPLLVPLGRGLELTALARQLAPKVREVLNLAGEVVETSADFDPARCDRRFTLVASDYVAATLLPAVSRELARRAPMASLVLRDLPLPRDGDVVAEALEYRRSDLVIVPQRRINPRYPHEALLDDELCCLVCAAHPAHPASLSLDAYCAAEHVVREFTDGQNLSLDTQHLREIGIERRVAVAVQSFSLMAEFIVGTPRIATLFRRQAEALARRYPLRVVPAPLEFPAASQVLQWHPQQAFDPALAWLRQVLAAQAALLDQGALPDQD
- a CDS encoding LTA synthase family protein; the protein is MQLFRSAAMRFVALVALLWLIVFFLTRSVLLFSHLPEVGSGHLAVFAIGLLYDLSFLVYALLPMGVVLLLMPARVWRSPTWRWLLTATLFVSVYVMLFTAVAEWLFWDEFGVRFNFIAVDYLVYSDEVLNNILESYPIGLLLSILAAVSLVVTLALVKVLGRLRDAPSVSLPRRLLGCVGLVLLALLAGLLVDQETPRGQGGNTYARELASNGPYQFFAAFRNNELDYPQFYATLPAEQVTQQIRAELTEPNARFTGSEPMDIRRRIASAGEPKRYNIVLVTIESLSAKYLGSNGDGRNLTPNLDELRRSSLYFNNFYATGTRTDRGLEAITLSIPPTPGRSIVKRVGRESGFASLGQQLKNVGYDAVFLYGGRGYFDNMNAFFGGNGYRIVDQSSVQESDIHFKNAWGMSDEDLYAQAIKLADEDHARQQPFLLQLMTTSNHRPYTYPDGRIDIPSGKGREGAVKYTDYAIGQFLAAAKSKPWFDNTLFVFVADHTAGSAGKEDLPVENYQIPLFIYAPKLLPAGERSELASQLDLAPSLLSILHLGYTSTFYGRDLMVPNALPPRVVIGNYQHLGLFDGHDLAILSPRGEVRRHNQALGASTEVTAKTDDPLVQRAISYYQSASYGFTHHLLDWKPAAAQ
- a CDS encoding GNAT family N-acetyltransferase, giving the protein MDCPPPPTLRTARLLLTPIELTDAEVIQRRFPHWEVVRYLDSRVPWPYPDDGALAYVRDVVLPAMARGEEWHWMIRLASEPDDAIGTVSLFDQPDNHRGFWLAPAWQGHGYMSEACEAVNRFWFLTLEKPALRVPKAVPNQGSRRISEREGMRLVGRDEGHFVSGVLPRETWELTREEWLARHAAD
- a CDS encoding helix-turn-helix transcriptional regulator, giving the protein MQPTEQAWQGELWLGADFCLVAGTTGHARAHAHYAHQLLMAREGEVKALIDDQPQQAALLVIASNQRHAILHGGQHTVTLFAEPLAFELADLQRLCRSTGADLPRLTQDLRHLPRRQLDPRLEKALQRIRALDDGALPAHELAAQASLSLSQLERLFSGSLGLSVRRLVLWQRLRQALRLAMAGESLTNAAIAAGFADSAHFSRSVRKQFGIRADLTLRQLTLRLLS
- a CDS encoding sterol desaturase family protein; this translates as MRYLYAPAFFFGFIGLALYLVGEGVSLIALPALLPLAILLAFLAERLWPYRPGWNESHGDGARDLLHAVVNETLNALGIAAVPLVTLWLPHLDLWPTAWPLALQLLVALLIADLGITLVHVASHRSPLLWRLHAVHHSVTRMYGFNGLMKHPLHQMLEALGGTLPLLLLGIPLEVAALLAFAIAIQLLLQHSNVDMRIGALRYLFAWAPLHRLHHLKYGTAGDVNFALFFSVWDRLLGTALHLPEYALAEDDLGIGDRPDYPVGYFDQLAEPFRRADVLHPPAPLPPQLRRASVK
- a CDS encoding c-type cytochrome encodes the protein MTGILALAQGAPALADNLNGKNLFTQRCAVCHGADIKATGPLARKSNPPTPDLTTPAFRKRLSDYPGVIVSSVVLRPNGSLIPRTLRENGVKIPPHAWSIDDLRDLNQYMVGVISKSR
- a CDS encoding MFS transporter produces the protein MSSASAPALQRADRDSRNSAQVLSLCLPSDVLLYLLLPMYAADFGVTLVEAGILLAANRLVRIVGYGWVVRFYGRHGDRAACSLAAFAAAACALGNALLSGFAALLVLRLVWGLCFATFNLSTQTLATAEAQGAARRAGRSRATLSIGPMLFLPLGAVMAQALGPRSIFFVLCLSALCGLWRARALPDTGHPIPAHSGRRLRLPDSIATWSFIEGVTLDGLFIFGLSLYAQTHLGGTGVLVAGVLMAVRYLSEMLFSPFGGRLADRFGALRMLVILSLATSLALLMFGSYWLFVGAFFVLVLRALQLPLVVTLVAQRNPQGRIQALAGNAVWRDIGAGLGPILAGVLLPQVPALWAYAGAAAILALSALGCAWRR